A stretch of Brevinematia bacterium DNA encodes these proteins:
- the fabD gene encoding ACP S-malonyltransferase, which translates to MGRRVILVFPGQGAQYVGMGKEIYEEFWYVREFYEKASTVINVDLKKLIFEGNEEELKKTANAQPSIFLTSAVMLEVFRREVGDKVEVLACAGHSLGEYSALYCAGVFSFEDAVKVVRRRGEIMSNADPEGKGGMSAVIGLEPQKVKEICDELMREGKYVEPVNYNSPEQVVISGYKEHVKEAGERLKSAGAKRVVELAVSGAFHSKLMQGPAKVFREFLETININPPAVTVFANYNAKPFPSSRNEIIEIMEKQMYSPVLWTDITRELSLLKPDLIIEVGPGQVLRGLVKKTLPDLEIESFSLSLLERLLKDVHQL; encoded by the coding sequence ATGGGGAGAAGAGTTATTTTAGTTTTTCCAGGACAGGGAGCGCAGTACGTAGGTATGGGGAAGGAGATCTACGAGGAGTTTTGGTATGTGAGAGAGTTTTACGAGAAGGCTAGCACTGTAATAAATGTAGATCTGAAAAAACTCATCTTTGAAGGGAACGAGGAAGAGCTGAAGAAAACTGCGAATGCTCAACCTAGCATTTTCTTAACATCTGCGGTAATGTTAGAGGTTTTTAGGAGGGAAGTTGGTGATAAGGTTGAAGTCTTAGCTTGTGCAGGTCATAGCTTAGGGGAATACTCTGCTCTCTACTGTGCCGGTGTCTTTTCGTTTGAGGATGCAGTAAAAGTTGTTAGGAGGAGAGGAGAGATAATGTCAAATGCTGATCCGGAGGGTAAAGGTGGTATGTCCGCAGTTATTGGGCTTGAACCACAGAAGGTAAAAGAGATTTGTGACGAGCTTATGAGGGAGGGGAAATATGTTGAACCAGTTAATTACAATTCTCCTGAGCAAGTTGTGATATCTGGATACAAGGAGCATGTAAAGGAGGCTGGTGAGAGACTAAAGTCTGCTGGTGCAAAGAGAGTTGTGGAATTAGCCGTTTCAGGTGCCTTTCACTCAAAACTTATGCAAGGCCCGGCTAAGGTATTCAGAGAATTCTTAGAAACTATCAACATAAATCCCCCTGCTGTCACAGTGTTTGCAAATTACAATGCAAAACCTTTTCCCTCTTCTAGGAACGAAATTATTGAGATTATGGAGAAGCAAATGTATTCGCCTGTTTTATGGACAGATATAACACGAGAACTTTCGCTTCTTAAACCTGATCTGATAATAGAGGTAGGCCCAGGACAAGTGCTTAGAGGGTTGGTGAAAAAGACTCTACCTGATCTGGAGATTGAAAGTTTTTCACTAAGTCTTTTGGAAAGGTTGCTAAAAGATGTTCATCAGCTATGA
- the queF gene encoding preQ(1) synthase has translation MVGRDKYKSRRFDVLGPDSIDKEVLETFEYEYAGKPVEIVITTDEFTSVCPWSGLPDFATLVIKYVPDRKCIELKSLKYYLHSYRNVGIFYEHVVNRILNDLVEVCQPVRMEVEARFNLRGGLQTTVRAEYCR, from the coding sequence ATGGTAGGGCGGGACAAGTATAAGAGCAGAAGGTTTGATGTATTAGGTCCTGATAGTATAGATAAGGAAGTTCTTGAGACCTTTGAGTATGAGTATGCAGGTAAACCTGTTGAGATTGTTATAACTACGGATGAATTCACATCGGTTTGTCCTTGGAGTGGGCTTCCGGATTTTGCAACGCTTGTTATAAAGTATGTTCCTGACAGGAAGTGTATAGAGCTTAAGTCTTTGAAGTATTACTTGCATTCCTATAGGAATGTGGGGATATTCTACGAGCATGTTGTAAATAGGATTCTTAATGATTTGGTTGAGGTATGTCAGCCTGTTAGGATGGAGGTGGAAGCGAGGTTTAATTTAAGAGGGGGGTTACAAACCACTGTTAGAGCTGAATATTGTAGATAG
- the tsaE gene encoding tRNA (adenosine(37)-N6)-threonylcarbamoyltransferase complex ATPase subunit type 1 TsaE: MAKVRILSDSEEKTKKIAREFAKSVKPGDIVLLIGDLGSGKTTFSKGFCSYFSVPEDNVTSPSFTIVSVYYGSLKIYHMDFYRIDQLDVVDSSNFLEYLEEEEAVKLIEWNKLEIEVPFRVFKVRINHIDEKTREIIIED; encoded by the coding sequence ATGGCTAAGGTTAGGATACTATCAGATTCAGAGGAAAAGACTAAGAAGATAGCAAGAGAGTTTGCTAAAAGTGTAAAACCTGGTGATATTGTTTTGCTTATTGGAGATCTGGGAAGTGGTAAGACAACTTTTTCAAAAGGGTTTTGCTCGTATTTTTCGGTGCCAGAGGATAATGTAACTAGTCCTTCCTTTACCATAGTCAGCGTTTATTATGGTTCTTTAAAGATATATCATATGGATTTTTACAGAATTGATCAACTTGATGTAGTGGACAGTAGTAATTTCCTTGAGTATCTTGAAGAGGAGGAGGCAGTGAAACTGATAGAGTGGAATAAGTTGGAAATAGAAGTTCCCTTTAGGGTTTTCAAGGTCAGGATAAACCATATAGATGAAAAAACTAGAGAGATAATAATCGAGGACTGA
- a CDS encoding extracellular solute-binding protein, whose translation MKEVRLFLSLLFILASVSLSFAQIKVNLWHAYRGDEKKAIEQVANTFNITYFDVQITLLPVPFDAMNDKLRTMIPLGKGPDLFIFAQDFTGEWANNNIIVPIDAMVSKELVAQFPKYLLMAYVYGDNDNLWALPMSFKNLILFYNKNYISKVPNTWSEVIDLAKKFTDPKAGPYGRRGFVYDMGNFYYHTMWIQGFGGRIFERRKGTEYFPLLDSEPVYTSIKYVLRLRKLINPTGDPKGEVGADGATVTELFNSGNALFVVNGQWFRAEISPKINYGVAPFPIIDDIPGIKGSGRRAIPFLTVEGIFMSSNVKNKQAAFKVMEFIVSPQAGRILAKIGKQTPANVGAYQYSEVKNDPISQIFIEAAKEAIPMPNVPEMALTWSPATSALVESLGLDADDPQLDSKIRSIWKKRQTELLGLIKASLKK comes from the coding sequence ATGAAAGAAGTAAGACTATTTCTTTCATTACTATTCATTTTAGCCTCAGTTAGCCTAAGTTTCGCTCAGATTAAGGTCAACCTTTGGCACGCATATAGAGGAGATGAAAAAAAAGCTATTGAGCAGGTTGCTAATACTTTCAACATAACATACTTCGATGTCCAGATCACCCTACTACCGGTGCCCTTTGATGCAATGAATGATAAACTCAGAACAATGATTCCTTTGGGTAAAGGTCCAGATCTTTTTATATTTGCACAGGACTTCACAGGCGAATGGGCAAATAATAACATAATAGTTCCGATAGATGCAATGGTCTCAAAAGAATTAGTTGCACAATTTCCTAAGTATCTTCTGATGGCGTATGTCTACGGCGATAATGACAATCTATGGGCACTACCGATGTCATTCAAGAATCTAATCTTATTTTACAACAAAAATTACATCTCAAAAGTTCCAAACACCTGGAGTGAAGTTATAGACCTTGCGAAAAAATTCACTGACCCAAAAGCTGGACCTTACGGAAGAAGAGGATTTGTATACGATATGGGTAATTTCTACTACCATACGATGTGGATACAAGGATTCGGAGGAAGGATATTTGAAAGAAGGAAAGGAACGGAATACTTCCCACTTCTAGATTCAGAACCTGTGTATACATCAATAAAGTATGTCCTAAGACTTAGAAAGCTTATAAACCCAACAGGTGACCCGAAGGGTGAAGTTGGCGCAGACGGTGCCACTGTGACAGAGTTATTTAACTCTGGTAACGCTTTATTTGTGGTCAATGGACAGTGGTTTAGAGCAGAAATATCCCCAAAGATAAACTACGGCGTAGCTCCCTTCCCCATAATTGACGATATTCCTGGAATAAAAGGATCAGGTAGAAGAGCAATTCCTTTCCTAACAGTAGAGGGAATCTTCATGTCCTCAAATGTTAAGAACAAGCAAGCTGCATTCAAGGTTATGGAGTTCATAGTAAGCCCACAAGCAGGTAGAATCTTAGCTAAGATCGGAAAACAAACACCTGCAAACGTAGGAGCATATCAGTATTCTGAGGTTAAGAATGATCCAATATCCCAGATATTCATAGAAGCTGCAAAGGAAGCAATACCTATGCCTAATGTTCCAGAAATGGCCCTAACTTGGTCTCCAGCTACTAGTGCATTAGTTGAGTCTTTGGGACTTGATGCAGATGATCCTCAACTTGACTCAAAAATAAGAAGTATCTGGAAAAAGAGACAAACAGAGTTACTTGGGCTTATAAAAGCAAGTTTGAAGAAATAA
- a CDS encoding GNAT family N-acetyltransferase translates to MDIYITEIRPEDYEKVVEISKDIFQYSSFRVDSRVVDILGSENVHKVSLGILENSTNTFIAVSMGRILGFLSWTFDRNLTRLTARKYYRIRLLGVDKSFQRRGIGSELLKYFIGFVAKQKGDIIEVSTDVDNLPAIGIYLKHRFFYTSSFSTFRFFPRDVEEKEDFLVVKLTSRELEDFERLRSRNIDFRNYPLQCLFDLRIEDRLKLGILHNYHKTIELNLNSFGVYLAYHGNLAIGYGILREDFVLSSLLSRISGKHICVYRVFDLFVLEEFRANGVGSCILRKMIKDIPKPYDFIEAVIPSHNYRMANTLTSVGFRLSHTMVNLAY, encoded by the coding sequence ATGGATATATATATCACCGAGATACGCCCTGAGGACTATGAAAAAGTTGTTGAGATTTCTAAGGATATTTTTCAGTATTCATCTTTTAGAGTGGATAGCAGAGTTGTTGATATTCTCGGTTCAGAGAATGTGCATAAGGTGTCTCTGGGGATTTTGGAGAATTCAACTAACACTTTCATTGCTGTGAGTATGGGTAGAATTCTTGGGTTTCTTTCCTGGACATTTGATAGAAACTTAACGAGACTGACTGCTAGGAAGTATTATCGTATCAGGCTTTTGGGAGTTGATAAAAGTTTTCAGCGCAGGGGGATAGGCTCTGAGTTGCTTAAGTATTTTATTGGGTTTGTTGCTAAGCAGAAGGGGGATATAATAGAGGTTAGCACAGATGTTGATAATCTACCTGCAATTGGAATATATCTAAAGCACAGGTTTTTTTATACATCTTCGTTTTCAACTTTTAGGTTTTTCCCTAGGGATGTTGAAGAGAAAGAGGATTTTCTGGTAGTAAAGCTTACTAGTAGAGAGTTGGAGGATTTTGAAAGGCTAAGGAGTAGGAACATTGATTTTAGAAATTACCCTCTTCAATGCTTGTTTGACTTGAGAATTGAAGACAGGTTGAAGTTAGGTATTTTACATAATTATCATAAAACGATAGAGTTGAACCTGAATTCCTTTGGAGTTTATCTTGCATACCATGGCAATTTGGCTATTGGGTATGGGATATTGAGAGAAGACTTTGTTTTGTCATCCTTGCTTTCAAGGATTTCTGGTAAGCATATATGCGTTTACAGAGTATTTGATCTTTTTGTTTTGGAGGAGTTTAGGGCTAATGGAGTGGGGAGTTGTATACTTAGAAAAATGATAAAAGATATTCCGAAGCCTTATGATTTCATTGAAGCTGTTATTCCATCTCACAACTATAGAATGGCTAATACTTTGACTAGTGTAGGGTTTAGATTGTCTCATACTATGGTAAATTTGGCTTACTAA
- a CDS encoding Gfo/Idh/MocA family oxidoreductase: MSKVSVGVVGVGYMGRYHVNALASMDEVSLVGVCDIDEKVGYEIAERYRVRYFKDMRDMFGRVDAVVVAVPTFLHYYVSSEFIKRGVHVLVEKPITRSVKYAKKLIDLAYKHNVILQIGHIERFNGAVQELKNIINKPYLIEARRMGPRNNRIRDVGVVLDLMVHDLDVILNLLDKRNVEIVYIGASGIKVYSEYEDIASTTIVFADQSIANITASRATENKKRILQISQEGAFVELDYSTQDITIYRQASSEYILGKDELKYVQEAFIEKVFVKKEDALRRELRHFINCITGREKPMFDNELDLKTHTVAKRIMDIIYSQWENSFSTLPHQHIKD; the protein is encoded by the coding sequence ATGAGTAAGGTTAGTGTTGGTGTTGTAGGTGTTGGATATATGGGACGTTATCATGTCAATGCTCTTGCTTCTATGGATGAAGTGAGTTTGGTAGGGGTGTGTGATATTGATGAGAAAGTTGGATATGAAATAGCAGAAAGGTATAGAGTGAGGTATTTCAAGGATATGAGAGATATGTTTGGGAGAGTGGATGCAGTAGTTGTTGCGGTGCCGACTTTTTTGCATTATTACGTTTCCTCAGAGTTTATAAAGAGGGGAGTTCATGTGCTTGTGGAAAAACCAATTACAAGGAGCGTAAAATATGCTAAAAAGTTAATAGATCTGGCCTACAAACACAATGTAATTCTTCAGATAGGGCACATTGAGAGGTTTAATGGTGCGGTGCAAGAGTTGAAAAACATAATAAACAAGCCTTATTTGATTGAGGCTAGAAGAATGGGACCAAGAAATAATAGAATCCGAGATGTCGGAGTAGTTCTGGATCTTATGGTGCATGACCTTGATGTTATACTCAACCTTCTTGATAAACGAAATGTGGAGATAGTTTACATAGGTGCTTCAGGAATCAAGGTTTACTCGGAATACGAGGATATAGCAAGCACTACAATTGTTTTTGCTGACCAGAGTATAGCAAATATTACTGCGAGTAGAGCAACTGAGAATAAGAAGAGAATTTTGCAAATATCTCAGGAAGGTGCTTTTGTGGAACTAGATTATTCTACGCAGGATATAACTATCTATAGACAGGCTTCATCGGAGTATATTTTGGGAAAAGATGAGTTAAAGTATGTTCAAGAGGCTTTTATTGAGAAAGTTTTTGTGAAGAAAGAGGATGCTCTTCGCAGAGAGCTGAGACACTTTATAAATTGTATAACTGGTAGAGAAAAACCTATGTTTGATAACGAGTTGGATCTAAAGACCCATACCGTTGCTAAGAGAATTATGGATATAATTTACTCCCAGTGGGAGAATAGTTTTTCAACTCTTCCGCATCAGCATATCAAGGATTAG
- the gltB gene encoding glutamate synthase large subunit, with amino-acid sequence MMQNRMERVNWELFHDKLLHGECGVGFIANIKGKRSNRVVVNGIRALSNLSHRGAISADAETGDGCGILTRIPYKFFRKVFDPRLEEGRFGVAMVFFPNDDAMFKESLEIINSVLKEREVDIIGWRDVPIKEESISKFALESLPRIKQLFVNVKDTSKETERRLYIARKHIEHLFYKNNLEDKCYICSFSSRTIVYKGLLTASQLANFFVDLGDEDFESDFVIFHQRYSTNTLPNWFIAQPFRLLAHNGEINTIQGNYYWMKAKEHNFSENVWGEDTKYLRPVIWPYGSDSSQLDNVLELLYMSGRDVLHSMMMLVPEAYKANPFLSKDVRSFFEYNLTISEPWDGPSAIVFTDGNVVGVSLDRNGLRPVRYVVTDENEIVVASEVGVVGVDESRVVEKGKLGSGEILAVDIRFGKILKDLEIKERYSRIYPYREWSRSITTVKISDVPGITYHRFYVGEELVRQQKAFGYDAGEKERQLAEMIRSGKEPIGSMGDDTPLALLSSKPRLLFDYFKQRFAQVTNPPIDPYRERIVMSLDTYVGALGDILRDSEDNARVLKFSSPVITNAELQYIKDLGDENFRSIVIKTLYKPSELTLGEALERVIARGIDAVREGYNIIILSDRGVSREYAHIPILLASAGLHHRLILEGLRARCSIVVETGEVRIDHHFAVLIGYGVSLINPYLAYDSVVDIAQTEAIEKQVDMPSDYHLILMNYKKAVETGLCKIMSKMGISDISSYRSAQAFEIIGISKEVVEKYFTGSLSKIGGIGLEEIARDYLEFHKNGYGDNFVLTLEDWGFYRYRKDGEFHEYNPEMLRAIQRAVRQGDEEAYREFSRIVNKQVCCLKDLLEIRSDKEPIPIDEVESEREIVKRFTTQAMSFGALSKEAHETIAIAMNRLGAKSNSGEGGELEERLYSESNSKIKQVASGRFGVTPNYLISAEEIEIKIAQGAKPGEGGQLPGKKVSGDIARARHTRPGVTLISPPPHHDIYSIEDLAQLIYDLKHINTDGKVCVKLVAETGVGIVSAGVAKGYADVVQISGHNGGTGASPWGSIKHAGTPWELGLAEVQKVLVENKLRNRVRIRVDGGIKTGRDVVISALLGADEYGFGTMAMIAIGCIMARVCHTNKCPVGVATQDPELRKRFIGKPEWLMNYMLFVAREVREILASMGYRRLEDVIGRSDLLKPRENIALPKTKNIDLSYILQDFSNYDVSLLKYSGLGNSIPEKEHLDDRVITDERFKKVVLEDSGEVDFQLNIRNVDRAVGAKIANYIVRTYKNDSGLRNGKVNITYRGSAGQSFGAFIVDGINLTLIGDANDYLGKGMRGGRIVVKPCERIKFDPYTNVIAGNVLLYGATGGEVYIRGRVGERFAVRNSGCKAVVEGVGDHCCEYMTDGIVVVLGKVGKNFGAGMSGGLAFVLDRDEIFAKLYNPQMVIIERLKISDPEVKILEELLKKHHYYTLSYEAEIILQNFEEYIPFFWKVFPKAIDDFSIAGPSLGSKF; translated from the coding sequence ATGATGCAGAATAGGATGGAGAGAGTTAATTGGGAACTGTTTCATGACAAATTGTTGCACGGAGAGTGTGGTGTTGGATTTATTGCTAATATAAAGGGTAAAAGGAGTAATAGAGTAGTAGTGAATGGTATAAGGGCTCTTTCAAACTTATCTCACAGAGGAGCAATTAGTGCTGATGCTGAGACTGGTGATGGTTGTGGTATTCTTACTAGGATTCCTTATAAATTTTTCAGAAAGGTCTTTGATCCTCGTCTAGAAGAAGGAAGGTTTGGAGTTGCTATGGTTTTCTTCCCCAACGATGACGCTATGTTTAAGGAGTCGTTGGAAATTATAAATTCGGTTTTGAAGGAAAGAGAGGTAGATATAATTGGATGGAGAGATGTTCCTATAAAAGAAGAGTCTATCAGTAAGTTTGCATTGGAAAGTTTACCGAGAATCAAACAACTGTTTGTTAATGTTAAAGATACTTCTAAGGAAACGGAGCGTAGGTTATATATCGCAAGAAAGCATATTGAACATCTGTTTTACAAAAACAACCTTGAGGATAAATGTTATATTTGTTCCTTTTCTTCTAGGACCATAGTTTACAAGGGGCTTCTTACTGCATCACAGCTTGCAAACTTTTTTGTTGATCTTGGTGATGAAGACTTTGAGTCTGATTTTGTTATATTTCATCAAAGATATAGCACGAATACTTTGCCGAATTGGTTTATTGCTCAGCCTTTCAGGTTGTTAGCGCACAATGGCGAGATAAATACTATTCAAGGAAACTACTATTGGATGAAAGCAAAGGAGCATAACTTTTCTGAGAATGTGTGGGGTGAGGATACAAAGTATCTTAGGCCTGTTATATGGCCCTATGGTAGCGATTCCTCTCAGCTTGATAATGTGCTTGAACTTTTGTATATGTCTGGTAGGGATGTTTTGCATTCTATGATGATGTTAGTTCCTGAAGCATATAAGGCTAATCCTTTTTTGAGTAAGGATGTTAGATCGTTTTTTGAGTATAACTTGACGATTTCGGAGCCGTGGGATGGGCCTTCTGCTATTGTCTTTACTGATGGAAATGTAGTAGGTGTTTCTCTAGATAGAAATGGTCTTAGACCGGTAAGGTATGTTGTTACTGATGAAAACGAGATTGTTGTTGCATCCGAAGTTGGGGTAGTGGGTGTTGATGAAAGTAGAGTTGTAGAGAAGGGGAAATTAGGATCAGGTGAGATACTTGCCGTTGATATTAGGTTTGGTAAAATTCTTAAAGACTTGGAAATAAAGGAGAGATACTCTAGGATTTATCCTTATAGAGAGTGGTCTAGAAGTATAACTACAGTTAAGATCTCTGATGTTCCGGGCATTACATATCATAGATTTTATGTTGGTGAGGAACTTGTGAGACAACAGAAAGCGTTTGGGTATGATGCTGGTGAGAAGGAGAGACAGCTTGCAGAAATGATAAGAAGTGGCAAGGAGCCAATTGGTTCAATGGGAGATGATACTCCGCTTGCGTTGTTGTCTTCTAAACCTAGGCTTCTGTTTGACTATTTTAAACAAAGATTTGCCCAAGTGACGAATCCTCCTATTGATCCTTACAGAGAAAGAATTGTTATGTCTCTTGATACTTATGTTGGAGCTTTGGGTGATATACTTAGAGATTCTGAAGATAACGCCCGGGTGCTTAAATTTTCTTCACCGGTGATTACAAATGCTGAACTTCAGTATATAAAGGATCTAGGTGACGAAAACTTTAGATCCATTGTGATAAAGACTCTTTATAAACCTTCGGAGTTAACTCTTGGTGAAGCTCTTGAGAGAGTTATAGCTCGGGGAATTGATGCTGTGAGAGAAGGTTATAACATAATAATTCTAAGTGATAGGGGGGTTAGTAGAGAGTATGCGCACATTCCTATTCTTCTTGCCAGTGCTGGACTTCATCACAGGCTTATACTTGAGGGACTTAGGGCAAGGTGTTCAATTGTTGTTGAGACTGGTGAAGTTAGAATTGATCATCATTTTGCAGTTCTGATAGGGTATGGTGTATCTTTGATAAATCCCTATCTTGCCTATGATAGCGTTGTTGACATTGCTCAGACTGAAGCTATTGAAAAGCAGGTTGACATGCCGTCGGATTATCATCTGATTCTTATGAACTACAAAAAAGCGGTAGAAACTGGGCTTTGCAAAATAATGTCTAAGATGGGGATATCGGACATAAGTAGCTATAGATCTGCTCAAGCTTTTGAGATAATAGGTATTTCTAAGGAGGTTGTTGAGAAGTATTTTACTGGAAGCCTATCAAAAATAGGTGGTATTGGGTTGGAAGAGATAGCTAGGGATTACCTTGAGTTTCATAAGAATGGATATGGTGATAATTTCGTGCTAACGTTGGAAGATTGGGGTTTTTATCGCTATAGAAAGGATGGAGAGTTTCACGAGTATAATCCTGAGATGCTTAGAGCGATACAAAGGGCGGTTAGGCAGGGTGATGAAGAGGCGTATAGGGAGTTTTCTAGAATAGTTAATAAGCAGGTATGTTGCTTAAAGGACTTGCTTGAGATAAGGAGTGATAAGGAGCCAATTCCGATAGATGAGGTGGAATCAGAGAGAGAGATTGTTAAAAGATTTACTACTCAGGCTATGTCTTTTGGTGCTCTTAGTAAGGAAGCTCATGAGACGATTGCTATTGCAATGAATAGACTTGGTGCTAAGAGTAATAGTGGGGAGGGGGGTGAACTTGAAGAGAGGCTTTATAGTGAATCTAATAGCAAGATAAAGCAGGTTGCTTCCGGTAGATTTGGAGTTACGCCAAATTATCTTATTTCTGCTGAAGAGATAGAGATAAAAATAGCTCAAGGTGCTAAGCCTGGTGAAGGGGGACAATTGCCAGGTAAGAAGGTTAGTGGTGATATAGCTAGAGCTAGGCACACTAGGCCTGGAGTTACTCTTATCTCTCCTCCCCCTCACCATGATATCTATAGTATTGAAGATCTTGCTCAGCTTATATACGATCTTAAGCATATTAATACCGATGGTAAGGTCTGTGTTAAGTTAGTTGCTGAAACTGGAGTTGGCATAGTTTCTGCTGGAGTTGCCAAGGGGTATGCTGACGTTGTTCAGATTAGTGGACACAATGGCGGAACCGGGGCATCACCCTGGGGGTCAATAAAACACGCTGGAACTCCATGGGAGCTTGGACTTGCTGAGGTTCAAAAAGTTCTTGTTGAAAACAAGCTTAGGAATAGAGTTAGGATAAGGGTTGACGGTGGAATTAAGACAGGTAGGGATGTGGTTATTTCTGCTTTACTTGGTGCAGATGAGTATGGTTTCGGAACTATGGCAATGATTGCCATAGGATGCATAATGGCTAGGGTGTGTCATACAAATAAATGTCCAGTAGGAGTTGCTACTCAAGATCCTGAACTTAGAAAGAGGTTTATTGGTAAACCTGAGTGGTTGATGAATTATATGCTATTTGTTGCTAGGGAGGTAAGGGAAATCCTTGCAAGTATGGGATATAGGAGATTAGAAGATGTTATTGGTAGAAGTGACTTACTGAAACCTAGGGAGAATATTGCTCTGCCAAAGACTAAAAACATTGATCTATCCTACATCCTTCAAGATTTTTCAAATTATGACGTTTCCTTACTGAAATATTCCGGTTTAGGTAACAGTATTCCCGAGAAAGAGCATTTGGATGATAGGGTTATAACTGACGAAAGATTTAAGAAGGTGGTTTTAGAGGATAGCGGTGAAGTTGACTTTCAGTTAAATATAAGGAATGTTGATAGAGCTGTTGGAGCTAAAATAGCTAACTATATCGTGAGAACCTATAAAAACGACAGTGGGCTTAGAAATGGTAAGGTGAATATAACATACAGAGGTAGTGCTGGGCAGAGTTTTGGGGCTTTTATAGTGGATGGTATCAATCTTACATTGATAGGTGATGCGAATGATTATCTTGGTAAAGGGATGAGGGGTGGTAGGATTGTTGTAAAACCTTGTGAGAGAATTAAGTTTGATCCTTACACCAATGTTATTGCTGGTAATGTTTTGCTTTATGGGGCTACTGGAGGGGAAGTATACATAAGAGGTAGAGTAGGTGAGAGATTTGCGGTGAGAAATAGTGGTTGTAAGGCGGTTGTTGAGGGGGTAGGGGATCACTGCTGTGAGTATATGACCGATGGAATTGTTGTGGTATTGGGAAAGGTTGGTAAAAACTTTGGTGCAGGAATGAGTGGTGGGCTTGCCTTCGTTCTAGACAGAGATGAAATTTTTGCAAAGCTTTATAATCCGCAGATGGTGATAATAGAGAGACTCAAAATCTCTGACCCAGAAGTGAAGATTTTGGAAGAATTGTTAAAAAAACATCATTATTATACCTTAAGTTATGAAGCAGAGATAATTCTCCAAAACTTTGAGGAATACATTCCTTTCTTCTGGAAGGTTTTCCCAAAGGCTATAGATGATTTTTCTATTGCTGGTCCATCCTTAGGTTCAAAGTTCTGA